One genomic region from Cetobacterium sp. 8H encodes:
- a CDS encoding amino acid permease, with amino-acid sequence MDKKTYITPVAFTALAISSIFTTSNLSTLATNGGQLILLLFITTFLFFIPLAGVVGELSTSEKWGTNVFSWIENAFGDKIGISAVFWEWFQAIIMSIPMLYFVVGNLSYTISFQELDSNPLYRALACIGFYLLLVFLQLIKPELLIKVQAFGFWFCVMLPISTTFLLATIYILKGNQLPFPLDRDSFSIPINLKSLLLLVPFVLSLTGIEASGPFIDGLKDIKKDFPKAILVVIITIVFTNLIGSGAIAMIFPANKINLSRGLIESLDFLFIYFNIPLFLVKFMGLLMVLGLLPKVSNWIISPALALQKSSESGLLPKVFSYKNSVNTPTYILIFQSVLFIFTALLLSLTKSGNTAFLIAVYLNVAIYSCVYILIFSSYLKLITTDKNTKRIFEIPKHLKFLTGTFGLISILIVLVVSFFPPVSIPLDEHFLYLAILISCFIVTIVTPFLFQYFFNIREEKIK; translated from the coding sequence ATGGATAAAAAAACTTACATTACCCCTGTAGCTTTTACTGCTTTGGCTATCTCATCAATCTTTACTACTTCAAATCTTTCTACTTTAGCTACAAATGGTGGACAACTTATTCTACTTCTTTTTATAACTACATTTTTATTTTTTATTCCACTAGCAGGAGTCGTAGGAGAACTTTCAACTAGTGAAAAATGGGGAACTAATGTTTTCTCTTGGATAGAAAATGCATTTGGAGATAAAATTGGAATTTCTGCTGTATTTTGGGAGTGGTTTCAAGCTATTATCATGAGCATTCCTATGCTTTACTTTGTCGTAGGAAATCTTTCTTACACTATATCTTTTCAAGAATTAGATTCTAATCCTCTCTATCGAGCATTAGCTTGTATAGGATTTTATCTTCTTCTTGTTTTTCTCCAGTTAATAAAGCCCGAACTTTTGATCAAAGTTCAGGCTTTTGGATTTTGGTTTTGTGTTATGCTACCAATATCTACAACTTTTTTACTAGCAACCATATATATTTTAAAAGGAAATCAACTCCCTTTTCCTCTAGATAGGGATTCTTTTAGTATTCCTATAAATTTAAAATCTCTTTTACTTTTAGTTCCATTTGTTTTAAGTCTTACAGGCATCGAGGCATCAGGTCCCTTTATCGATGGATTAAAAGATATTAAAAAAGATTTTCCTAAAGCTATTTTAGTTGTAATTATAACAATCGTTTTTACCAATCTGATTGGAAGTGGAGCTATTGCTATGATTTTCCCTGCAAATAAAATAAATTTAAGTAGAGGCCTTATAGAAAGCTTAGATTTTTTATTTATATATTTCAATATTCCTCTATTTTTAGTTAAATTTATGGGACTTCTTATGGTTTTAGGTCTTTTACCTAAAGTTAGTAACTGGATTATCAGCCCTGCATTAGCATTACAAAAAAGCTCTGAATCAGGTCTTTTACCTAAAGTTTTTTCCTATAAAAATTCAGTAAATACCCCTACGTATATTTTAATATTTCAATCTGTACTTTTTATATTCACTGCACTTTTACTATCTTTAACTAAATCTGGAAATACCGCTTTCTTAATTGCTGTATATCTAAATGTAGCAATTTATTCATGTGTTTATATATTAATATTTTCTTCCTATTTAAAACTTATAACTACAGATAAAAATACTAAGAGAATCTTCGAAATACCTAAACATTTAAAGTTTTTAACAGGAACATTTGGACTGATTTCAATTTTAATTGTCCTTGTGGTTTCATTTTTTCCTCCTGTTAGCATTCCCTTAGATGAGCATTTTCTATATCTTGCTATCCTTATATCGTGTTTTATAGTGACTATAGTTACACCATTTTTATTTCAATATTTTTTTAATATTAGAGAGGAGAAAATAAAGTGA
- a CDS encoding HAMP domain-containing sensor histidine kinase — translation MQLKIRTNEFKMMIVVFFIGLILPFFLTHQNFKIYDSINRGLELWDKEHILIAMFKLVFLNTLRAIPIYISMFLMFDSIELIKKEKEKTIEKILFILPVIPIMYKLIDFFYEIHLPIGKTSILGILWFCYYIRFNFKTINFFQKNLVFLSFIVGLQWLDISGYFNFLGVGEITSDLNKVIDFMDGQLISTLLCISFFFFFTSNSILLLYFFKGQENIIARYESELENRHLKEVQQVVHDLKTPIFSIGTLLEVLMLQEEDERKKNYLNRIGDSIEKTNLMISEILKFKSKKPILIDDMMNFVFSFLSVHKNLKKIIYNNYTDKNHRIYGNRVLLSRIIINIIVNAWEANSEKVVVSIKGYKKFTVIKIEDYGDGIEDGNLEKLLQEGFSTKDSSGKGLSFVNKAIKEFGGKIFILKKIEKGLNIFLVLKGGSKNEKSINC, via the coding sequence GTGCAACTTAAAATTAGGACTAACGAATTTAAAATGATGATAGTAGTTTTTTTTATAGGATTGATATTACCTTTTTTTTTAACACATCAAAATTTCAAAATATATGACTCTATAAACAGAGGATTAGAACTTTGGGATAAAGAACATATACTAATAGCTATGTTTAAGTTAGTTTTTTTAAATACACTTAGAGCAATTCCAATCTATATCTCAATGTTTTTAATGTTTGATTCAATAGAATTAATAAAAAAAGAAAAAGAAAAAACAATAGAAAAGATATTATTTATTTTACCTGTGATACCTATTATGTATAAATTGATTGATTTTTTTTATGAAATACATTTGCCAATTGGAAAGACATCAATATTAGGAATTTTATGGTTTTGCTATTATATACGTTTTAATTTTAAAACAATAAATTTTTTTCAAAAAAATTTAGTTTTTTTGTCTTTTATAGTTGGATTGCAATGGTTAGATATAAGTGGATATTTTAATTTTTTAGGGGTTGGAGAAATAACTTCTGATTTAAATAAAGTGATAGATTTTATGGATGGACAATTAATTTCAACATTGTTATGTATAAGTTTTTTCTTTTTTTTTACTTCTAATTCAATATTGTTATTATATTTTTTTAAAGGGCAAGAAAATATAATAGCTAGATATGAGTCAGAACTTGAAAATAGACACTTAAAAGAGGTTCAGCAAGTTGTGCATGATTTAAAAACACCTATATTTTCAATAGGAACATTACTAGAAGTATTAATGTTACAAGAAGAAGACGAAAGAAAAAAGAACTATCTCAATAGAATAGGAGATTCTATTGAAAAAACAAATTTGATGATCAGTGAAATATTGAAATTCAAATCTAAAAAACCAATTTTAATAGACGATATGATGAATTTTGTATTCTCATTTTTATCAGTTCATAAAAATTTAAAAAAAATAATTTATAATAACTATACAGATAAAAATCATAGAATTTATGGAAATAGAGTTCTTTTATCTAGAATTATTATAAATATAATTGTAAATGCTTGGGAAGCAAATTCAGAAAAGGTAGTAGTTAGTATAAAAGGTTATAAAAAGTTTACTGTAATAAAAATTGAAGATTATGGGGATGGAATAGAGGATGGAAATCTAGAGAAGCTATTACAAGAAGGATTCTCAACAAAAGATTCATCAGGAAAAGGTTTATCTTTTGTAAATAAGGCAATAAAAGAGTTTGGTGGAAAAATATTTATTTTAAAAAAAATAGAGAAAGGACTAAATATTTTTTTAGTTTTAAAGGGAGGGTCAAAAAATGAAAAAAGTATTAATTGTTGA
- a CDS encoding response regulator has product MKKVLIVDDSEDICFAVSEFFKYKGWEVESVGDVEKSLDIIRSKKFDVILIDYNMPYINGVIGVKLIRQLDKEVPIIALTVECEESVAEDFFKSGANDFAIKPIKMLDLYSRINVHMNTSYKLKEEVEYPKGIDKNTLALILDCLKKEKNYLSVERISDITGVASKTVNRYLNYMCSQNKVILNTIYGKIGRPKKEYKLK; this is encoded by the coding sequence ATGAAAAAAGTATTAATTGTTGATGATTCTGAAGATATTTGTTTTGCAGTGTCTGAATTTTTTAAGTATAAAGGTTGGGAAGTTGAAAGTGTTGGTGATGTAGAAAAATCTTTGGATATTATAAGAAGTAAAAAGTTTGATGTAATATTAATAGATTATAATATGCCATACATAAATGGAGTAATAGGGGTAAAATTAATAAGACAGTTGGATAAAGAAGTTCCAATTATAGCTTTAACTGTAGAGTGTGAAGAAAGTGTAGCTGAAGATTTTTTTAAATCTGGAGCTAATGATTTCGCGATAAAACCTATAAAAATGTTGGATTTATATTCTAGAATAAATGTTCATATGAATACAAGTTATAAATTGAAAGAAGAGGTAGAGTATCCAAAAGGAATTGATAAAAATACCTTAGCATTAATATTAGATTGTTTAAAGAAAGAGAAGAACTATTTAAGTGTTGAAAGAATATCTGATATAACTGGTGTTGCTTCTAAAACTGTAAATAGATATCTAAATTATATGTGTAGTCAAAATAAAGTTATATTAAATACAATATATGGGAAAATAGGAAGACCTAAAAAAGAGTATAAATTGAAATGA
- the ggt gene encoding gamma-glutamyltransferase yields MKSFKRLKIGSVLMFTLFSTAKEILGNPLNLYGRNSIAKNGVVAAAKPEASEVGVKILEKGGNAVDAAIATAFAIGVLEPNASGIGGGGFMLIRMAKTGETVVIDYREEAPGKATPTMFKVDEKGKVIDDEIKVGGKASGVPGTVAGLLTALEKYGTLDRKEVMAPAIEYARSGILVTENLASIITDNYEKLSEFAEASKIYLKDGLPYEAGDTIKNPDLARSLEKIATEGKDGFYKGEIAKKIEEEMKKQGGLITQKDLKNYKVKERQPVTGEYRGYTIISTPPASSGGTHIVQLLNMMENYDLKSLGGNTAKTWHIWSEGMRQMFADRSEYMGDTDFVEVPLKGLVSKDYAKDLTTKFNLEKPSEDVTPGNPSKYESESTTHFSVMDKEGNMVAVTQTINYFFGSGVVISGTGIMMNNEMDDFVAVPGQKNSIEPGKRPLSSMSPTLVLDPQKRPFMTIGSPGATRIIPAVALTISNVIDHGMTIQEAISAPRITQFQFGPLRAEGRISVNAYNKLKEMGHEIDLKEDYDSYFGGVQAVVMNYETKTLEGGADPRRDGQAVGY; encoded by the coding sequence GTGAAAAGTTTTAAAAGACTAAAGATAGGTTCTGTATTGATGTTTACTTTATTTTCTACAGCAAAAGAGATATTAGGTAACCCTTTGAATTTATATGGAAGAAATTCAATAGCTAAAAATGGAGTAGTGGCAGCAGCTAAACCAGAAGCCTCGGAAGTAGGAGTTAAAATTTTAGAAAAAGGTGGAAATGCAGTTGATGCTGCAATAGCAACAGCATTTGCAATTGGGGTTTTAGAACCTAATGCTTCTGGAATAGGTGGTGGAGGATTCATGTTGATTAGAATGGCTAAAACAGGTGAAACAGTAGTTATAGATTATAGAGAAGAGGCACCTGGAAAAGCTACACCAACAATGTTTAAAGTTGATGAAAAAGGAAAAGTAATAGATGATGAGATAAAAGTTGGTGGAAAGGCTTCGGGAGTTCCTGGAACAGTTGCGGGACTTTTAACAGCATTAGAGAAATATGGAACATTAGACAGAAAAGAGGTAATGGCTCCAGCTATAGAGTATGCAAGAAGTGGTATTCTAGTAACTGAAAATTTAGCCTCAATAATAACAGATAATTATGAGAAACTTTCAGAATTTGCAGAAGCTTCAAAAATCTATTTGAAGGATGGCTTACCTTATGAAGCAGGAGATACTATAAAAAATCCTGATTTAGCAAGAAGTTTAGAAAAAATAGCTACTGAAGGAAAAGATGGTTTTTATAAGGGGGAAATAGCTAAAAAAATAGAAGAAGAGATGAAAAAACAGGGCGGATTAATAACTCAGAAAGACCTTAAAAATTATAAGGTCAAAGAGAGACAACCAGTTACTGGTGAGTATAGAGGATATACAATAATATCAACACCACCTGCAAGTTCTGGTGGAACCCATATAGTACAGCTTTTAAATATGATGGAAAATTATGATTTGAAAAGTTTAGGTGGAAATACAGCAAAAACATGGCATATTTGGTCTGAAGGTATGAGACAAATGTTTGCTGATAGATCTGAATATATGGGGGATACTGATTTTGTTGAAGTTCCATTAAAAGGGTTAGTATCAAAAGATTATGCTAAAGATTTGACAACAAAGTTTAATTTAGAAAAGCCAAGTGAAGATGTAACTCCAGGAAATCCATCAAAATATGAAAGTGAAAGTACTACGCATTTTTCTGTGATGGATAAAGAGGGAAATATGGTTGCAGTGACACAGACAATAAACTATTTCTTTGGTTCAGGAGTTGTTATTTCAGGAACAGGAATTATGATGAATAATGAGATGGATGATTTTGTGGCAGTACCAGGACAAAAAAATTCGATAGAACCTGGGAAAAGACCATTAAGTTCAATGAGTCCAACATTAGTTTTAGATCCACAAAAGAGACCTTTTATGACAATAGGCTCTCCAGGTGCAACAAGAATAATTCCAGCAGTAGCTTTAACGATAAGCAATGTAATAGATCATGGAATGACAATTCAAGAAGCTATAAGTGCACCAAGAATAACACAATTTCAGTTTGGACCTCTGAGAGCTGAGGGAAGAATCTCGGTTAATGCATATAACAAACTAAAAGAGATGGGGCATGAGATAGACCTAAAAGAAGATTATGATTCATATTTTGGTGGGGTACAAGCTGTTGTTATGAATTATGAAACAAAAACATTAGAAGGTGGAGCAGATCCTAGAAGAGATGGGCAAGCAGTAGGTTATTAA
- the ggt gene encoding gamma-glutamyltransferase, translating to MKKRYLLGAFLLTFFTFNVVQGNEVGAKQTSITKNIKEFKPYDENGKILRTGRDATGKEGVVSTGKYEASKIGVEIIEKGGNAIDAAVAVGFALGVCEPQSSGIGGGGFMLIRLAKTGETKFIDFREISPKNATPSMWKLDKDGKVINDEKEYGGKAIGVPGEVKGLLYALEKYGNLDRKTVMQPSIDMAKNGYEVSAVLNKDIMNKFDIIEKYPSTSQIYLKDGLPYEVGDIIKNPDLAKILERIANEGESAFYKGDVAKAIVESAQKAGGVLTVEDLENYKIQVREPAKGTYRGYEIVTSAPPSSGGAHVIQILNILESYDISKMDINSPEYYHLFSEAIKMAFADRAKYMGDTDFVKVPMKGVASKEYAKELMNKIDLTKSKQYKEGNPWDFNESKDTTHYSIVDKEGNIVSVTKTVNGVFASGVVADGTGIILNNEMDDFDTGEGKANSVEPGKKPLSSMSPTIVLKDGKPVMSLGAPGATRIITGVAQVISKVIDHKMDIQDAIDAPRIHDDYDELVYETRIPKETIEALEKMGHNLKPEGDWLEYPCVQGVTMSSDGTLRGGADPRRDGKALGI from the coding sequence ATGAAAAAAAGATATCTATTAGGGGCATTTTTATTAACTTTTTTTACATTTAATGTAGTACAGGGAAATGAAGTAGGAGCAAAACAAACTTCAATAACTAAAAATATTAAAGAATTTAAACCTTATGATGAAAATGGGAAAATATTAAGAACAGGAAGAGATGCTACAGGAAAAGAGGGGGTTGTTTCAACAGGGAAATACGAAGCAAGTAAAATAGGAGTAGAGATAATTGAAAAAGGAGGAAATGCAATAGATGCAGCAGTAGCTGTAGGATTTGCACTAGGTGTTTGTGAGCCTCAATCTTCAGGAATCGGTGGAGGAGGTTTCATGCTGATTCGTTTAGCTAAAACAGGAGAAACTAAATTTATAGATTTTAGAGAAATTTCTCCTAAAAATGCAACTCCTTCAATGTGGAAATTAGATAAAGATGGAAAAGTTATAAATGATGAGAAAGAATACGGTGGAAAAGCTATAGGTGTTCCAGGAGAGGTTAAGGGATTATTATATGCATTGGAGAAGTATGGAAATCTAGATAGAAAAACCGTAATGCAACCATCAATAGATATGGCTAAAAACGGGTATGAGGTGTCAGCTGTTTTAAATAAAGATATAATGAATAAATTTGATATTATTGAAAAATATCCATCTACTTCTCAAATATACTTAAAAGATGGATTACCTTATGAGGTTGGAGATATAATAAAGAATCCTGATTTAGCAAAGATATTGGAAAGAATAGCTAACGAAGGAGAGAGTGCTTTTTATAAAGGAGATGTGGCAAAAGCTATTGTTGAGTCGGCACAAAAAGCTGGAGGAGTATTAACAGTAGAGGATTTAGAGAATTATAAAATTCAAGTTAGAGAACCAGCTAAAGGAACTTATAGAGGTTATGAAATTGTAACTTCAGCACCACCAAGTTCAGGAGGAGCTCATGTTATACAAATTTTAAATATTTTAGAAAGTTATGATATTTCAAAAATGGATATAAACTCACCAGAATACTACCACTTGTTTTCAGAAGCTATAAAAATGGCTTTTGCTGATAGAGCTAAATATATGGGAGATACTGACTTTGTAAAGGTTCCAATGAAAGGTGTAGCTTCAAAAGAGTACGCAAAGGAGTTAATGAATAAAATAGATTTAACTAAATCTAAACAGTATAAAGAAGGAAATCCTTGGGATTTCAATGAGTCAAAAGACACAACACACTATTCAATAGTTGATAAAGAGGGGAATATAGTTTCTGTTACAAAAACAGTTAATGGAGTTTTTGCCTCAGGTGTAGTAGCAGACGGAACTGGAATTATATTAAATAATGAGATGGATGATTTTGATACTGGAGAAGGAAAAGCTAATTCGGTAGAGCCAGGTAAGAAACCACTAAGTTCAATGTCTCCTACAATAGTACTAAAAGATGGGAAACCAGTTATGAGTTTAGGTGCTCCAGGAGCAACAAGAATCATAACAGGAGTAGCTCAAGTAATAAGTAAGGTTATAGATCATAAGATGGATATTCAAGATGCAATAGATGCACCTAGAATACATGATGACTATGATGAGTTAGTTTATGAAACTAGAATTCCGAAAGAAACAATAGAAGCATTGGAGAAGATGGGACATAATTTAAAACCAGAAGGGGATTGGTTAGAGTATCCTTGTGTACAAGGAGTAACTATGTCAAGTGATGGAACTCTTAGAGGTGGAGCAGATCCTAGAAGAGATGGAAAAGCATTAGGTATTTAA
- a CDS encoding DUF6305 family protein, whose protein sequence is MKKLLTTLLFLVLGVFGFAEKFEKPIMLTSIGQSADVQMIKVLLKKADLEADFDKLVTEKTLGNHKTLILAIGGSSKGLGAAGIKVEDELDRSEKLIKAAREKGVKIVGMHVGGQARRGELSDKFVNVSISGCDYLIVVEDGNKDGIFTKVAEEKKIPLVLVPKISEAVKPLKDIF, encoded by the coding sequence ATGAAAAAATTATTAACAACATTGTTATTTCTAGTACTAGGGGTATTTGGTTTTGCAGAGAAATTTGAGAAGCCAATTATGTTAACATCAATAGGTCAAAGTGCAGATGTACAGATGATAAAAGTTTTACTAAAAAAAGCTGATTTGGAGGCAGATTTTGATAAACTAGTTACTGAAAAAACTTTAGGGAATCATAAAACTCTAATACTTGCTATAGGTGGAAGTTCAAAAGGGTTAGGAGCAGCAGGAATTAAAGTTGAAGATGAGTTAGATAGATCTGAAAAATTAATAAAAGCGGCTAGAGAAAAGGGGGTTAAAATAGTTGGAATGCATGTTGGGGGACAAGCAAGAAGAGGAGAGTTATCGGATAAATTTGTAAATGTATCTATCTCTGGATGTGACTATTTAATTGTTGTAGAAGATGGAAATAAAGATGGGATATTTACAAAAGTAGCGGAAGAAAAGAAAATACCGTTAGTATTAGTTCCCAAAATAAGTGAAGCAGTAAAACCTCTAAAAGATATTTTCTAA
- a CDS encoding TRAP transporter large permease subunit, translating into MSIELIVFLGMIAVFTLSCFKLKLPVSIAMVLSAITGTLISGNGIPVRHLVEGTFGYLDTILVIATAMIFMKTIQEIGTLNALSVSILRKFHSSPSVLLIFLMIVSMFPGMITGSSTAAVLTAGSIVAPILMLIGIPMVETATIIAIGGILGMIAPPVNVPAMIIGGGIDMPYVGFTIPLLLLTIPVAIFTVIYLGRKYVKEINYSTIESKINVDELNKYGVKLYIPIVLGVILMLLGKVMPSVFNLGMPLIFLISAISALFCGKKVNFLKVSKEAIKETLPVLGILMGVGMFIQVMTLTGVRGFIVVNSLSLPPAMIYLAMAITIPLFGAVSSFGAASVLGVPFLMVFLAQNQIVTASAISFIAGLGDLMPPTALAGIFAAQVVGLKDYSLVLKKSVVPAIVIIIYSIIFIIFSKEIASIIY; encoded by the coding sequence GTGTCAATAGAATTAATAGTATTTTTAGGAATGATAGCAGTTTTTACATTGTCATGTTTTAAATTGAAATTACCAGTAAGTATTGCAATGGTACTTTCAGCGATAACAGGAACATTAATAAGTGGAAATGGGATTCCTGTAAGACATTTAGTTGAGGGAACATTTGGATATTTAGATACAATATTAGTAATCGCAACAGCGATGATATTTATGAAGACCATTCAAGAAATAGGAACTTTAAATGCTTTAAGTGTTTCAATATTAAGAAAGTTTCATTCAAGCCCATCAGTATTATTGATATTTTTAATGATTGTTAGTATGTTCCCAGGAATGATAACAGGATCGTCAACTGCAGCAGTATTAACAGCAGGAAGTATAGTAGCTCCAATTTTAATGCTAATAGGTATACCGATGGTTGAAACAGCAACGATAATAGCAATAGGTGGAATTCTAGGAATGATTGCACCTCCTGTAAATGTACCAGCAATGATAATTGGTGGAGGAATAGATATGCCTTATGTAGGATTCACAATACCATTATTATTGTTAACTATACCAGTAGCCATATTTACAGTTATTTATTTAGGAAGAAAGTATGTAAAAGAAATAAATTATTCAACTATAGAGTCTAAAATAAATGTAGATGAGTTAAATAAATATGGAGTTAAGTTATATATACCAATTGTTTTAGGTGTAATTTTAATGTTACTAGGAAAAGTAATGCCAAGTGTATTTAATTTAGGAATGCCTCTAATATTCTTAATCAGTGCTATTTCAGCATTATTCTGCGGAAAAAAAGTAAATTTTTTGAAAGTGTCTAAAGAAGCGATTAAAGAAACTTTACCTGTTTTGGGAATTCTAATGGGTGTTGGGATGTTTATTCAAGTTATGACATTAACAGGAGTAAGGGGATTCATTGTTGTTAACAGTTTAAGTCTACCACCAGCAATGATATATTTAGCAATGGCTATTACTATACCACTATTTGGAGCAGTATCATCATTTGGAGCAGCATCAGTATTAGGGGTTCCGTTCTTAATGGTGTTTTTAGCTCAAAACCAAATAGTAACAGCATCAGCAATCTCATTTATAGCAGGATTAGGAGATCTAATGCCGCCAACAGCACTAGCTGGAATTTTTGCTGCACAGGTTGTAGGATTAAAAGATTATAGCTTAGTGTTGAAGAAATCTGTGGTACCAGCTATAGTGATAATAATATATTCAATTATATTTATAATATTCTCAAAAGAGATAGCATCAATTATATATTAA
- a CDS encoding succinylglutamate desuccinylase has protein sequence MRGNKTTGTILLVCSLAIAFIAGKEFKKMREPEPIIKGSGVTEVKMLSDYFSELKGTNADTEIYVMKGKEEGGSALVLGGTHGNEPSGIMSAVVLIENAQLEKGTLYVIPRTNNSGLTHNDPQEGSPQRFTIKTKNGERWFRYGSRATNPLDQWPDPDVYIHASSGQQLSGNETRNINRAYPGRPDGTTTEKAAYGIAELIRKDNIDMTVDLHEASPEYPVINAIVAHDKAMGIASTAVMNLEFENIAIGLEPSPVTLRGLTHRELGDFTNTYAILMETANPAQGRLRGKTDEALVLTGIDPTYVKAQKLGRLFVPYDENGHPLEERVGRHITSFLELVKSMGELEPEKEIVIENVPVIGDLMENGLGHYLNEAQK, from the coding sequence ATGAGAGGAAATAAAACTACTGGAACAATTTTATTGGTATGCTCTTTGGCTATTGCATTTATAGCAGGGAAAGAGTTTAAAAAAATGAGAGAGCCAGAACCAATTATAAAAGGAAGCGGAGTAACAGAAGTGAAAATGTTAAGTGATTATTTTTCTGAATTAAAGGGAACTAATGCTGATACAGAAATATATGTAATGAAAGGGAAAGAAGAAGGAGGATCGGCTTTAGTCCTTGGAGGAACTCACGGAAATGAACCTTCTGGAATAATGAGTGCGGTAGTGCTGATTGAAAATGCACAACTAGAAAAAGGAACTCTATATGTAATCCCAAGAACTAATAACAGTGGTCTAACTCATAATGACCCACAAGAAGGATCACCACAAAGATTTACAATTAAAACAAAAAATGGAGAAAGATGGTTTAGATATGGATCTCGTGCAACAAATCCTCTAGATCAATGGCCAGACCCAGATGTATACATTCATGCTAGTTCGGGGCAGCAATTATCTGGTAATGAAACTAGAAACATAAATAGAGCATATCCAGGAAGACCTGATGGAACAACAACAGAGAAAGCGGCGTATGGTATAGCTGAACTGATTAGAAAAGATAATATTGATATGACTGTGGATCTACATGAAGCATCACCGGAGTATCCAGTTATAAATGCGATAGTAGCACATGATAAAGCTATGGGAATAGCATCAACAGCAGTAATGAATTTAGAGTTTGAGAATATTGCAATAGGATTAGAACCGTCTCCTGTAACTTTAAGGGGATTAACTCATAGAGAGTTAGGTGATTTTACGAACACATATGCTATTTTAATGGAAACTGCAAATCCAGCACAAGGAAGATTAAGAGGGAAAACTGATGAGGCATTAGTTTTAACTGGAATTGATCCAACTTATGTAAAGGCACAAAAACTTGGAAGATTATTTGTACCATATGATGAAAATGGACATCCACTAGAAGAAAGGGTTGGAAGACATATAACAAGTTTCTTAGAGTTAGTAAAATCAATGGGAGAGTTAGAACCTGAAAAAGAGATTGTAATAGAGAATGTACCTGTGATTGGAGACCTGATGGAAAACGGTTTGGGGCATTATTTAAATGAAGCACAAAAATAG
- the pgsB gene encoding poly-gamma-glutamate synthase PgsB, whose product METVVFGLILIYIFFILYEKKELEKNRKKIKFIIHINGIRGKSTVSRLIDAGLRDGNRKVFTKVTGTSPKYIDIDGIEKDIKRRGKANIREQIKIIKHAAKRNVEILILECMAVKPELQKICEEKIIKANIAVITNVREDHLDEMGATLDEIAKSLGEMVPKNGKLFLGEGHYFDFYKEMGNIRKTKVFVSKRLKQEYEEIDFIENVALAIEVCYSLGVDRDVAFERMKNYKRDLGVLRELEFKNKFGKNISFINALAANDPDSTQKIIEMYNRTSGGERKRYLMINNRRDRISRMQQFVEFTKRYEKNFEKIFISGENKNIFYRELKNQSSKLEIIDGIERFETLKEDSIIFAVGNICGKGKEIVSLIENRGIHNE is encoded by the coding sequence ATGGAAACTGTTGTATTTGGTTTGATTTTGATATATATATTTTTTATACTTTACGAAAAGAAAGAACTTGAAAAAAATAGAAAAAAAATTAAATTTATTATTCATATAAATGGAATAAGAGGAAAATCAACAGTTTCTAGACTCATAGATGCAGGATTGAGAGATGGGAATAGAAAAGTATTTACAAAAGTAACAGGGACATCTCCAAAATATATAGATATAGATGGAATAGAAAAAGATATAAAAAGAAGAGGAAAAGCAAATATAAGAGAACAAATAAAAATAATAAAACATGCTGCGAAAAGGAATGTGGAAATTTTAATATTAGAATGTATGGCTGTAAAGCCAGAACTTCAAAAGATATGTGAAGAGAAGATTATTAAAGCAAATATAGCTGTAATTACGAATGTAAGAGAAGACCATTTGGACGAAATGGGGGCAACTTTAGATGAGATTGCGAAGTCATTAGGAGAAATGGTTCCTAAAAATGGTAAATTGTTTTTAGGAGAGGGTCATTATTTTGATTTTTATAAAGAAATGGGGAATATAAGAAAAACTAAAGTTTTTGTTAGTAAAAGATTAAAGCAAGAATATGAAGAAATCGACTTTATAGAAAATGTAGCTTTGGCTATAGAGGTTTGTTATTCTTTAGGTGTAGATAGAGATGTGGCATTTGAAAGAATGAAAAATTATAAAAGGGATTTAGGAGTATTGAGAGAATTAGAGTTTAAAAATAAATTTGGAAAAAATATATCTTTTATAAATGCTCTAGCAGCAAACGATCCAGATTCAACACAAAAAATTATAGAGATGTATAATAGAACTAGTGGTGGAGAAAGAAAAAGATATTTAATGATAAATAATAGAAGAGATAGGATTAGTAGAATGCAACAATTTGTGGAGTTTACTAAAAGATATGAAAAAAATTTCGAAAAGATATTTATATCTGGAGAAAATAAAAATATCTTTTATAGAGAATTGAAAAATCAAAGCTCTAAACTAGAGATAATCGATGGGATTGAAAGATTTGAAACTTTAAAAGAAGACTCAATAATTTTTGCGGTGGGGAATATTTGTGGAAAGGGAAAAGAAATAGTTAGTTTGATTGAAAATAGGGGGATACATAATGAATGA